The proteins below come from a single Ictalurus furcatus strain D&B chromosome 15, Billie_1.0, whole genome shotgun sequence genomic window:
- the cntrob gene encoding centrobin isoform X4, with amino-acid sequence MDRAADNVLSGMESLPSSPPTPPAVSLSSCLSLPVSCSSSPLSSSRQVTARLYSSLQHSREQEVKGHQADTHRSLTARQVSFKMTSPLVTMTTSAPSLRSDRLNESQEVTFGLDACSSSDLRISGMEEAESEPEPIPEEMDLNLQSNTKLSSGRRHIEEMENVRSHLQTILRARATDTHELPCALQHLQDKESDTTSHLLSGVEDLFPRYSRVRADFDSAPFHSVSELQVIRESLERERARRKHWEQQLLAVQSKALGLQQQLALAVSADRKKDIMIEQLDKTLEKVVEGWRRHEREKSEGVRRLQEEKEAAESTQQKQREVLACLEKSLSEAAETLDKEQKRNEELQNTNKQLECEMAELRVCVGELEQEVERVRAEVEEEKAEVERLQTHNLDLQQQLEQHNLQSKHTQTHLQQELTLLTEQLETERERVNQEVQLREEAQSRLQQLQQDLEETKRERDTARVDRALDQARFEAQRSQWEVELRLSVEQQVTERLATIQEENVNATAKLREQHRKQLLDLSARHERELSVQSDEFGVQLKERDDRQHQLTLHFNKKMAELQDELVSMETSKRRLETQREELVSRLQGMMRSHWAEALRLLTNQEQIEGVLTPLSLWDKPYSSPRTQDTSICSTAHTLSTAAPQAVVLQLCREREQGTRGQGDSGGDRGRVESDFSLLNHSHTFSPLEPVLDDTHLTGTDTLQLSVVVMVICGTGLWEERDRQWTEELMEGMNRKREERRLTSTLRICTAT; translated from the exons ATGGATAGAGCAGCAGATAATGTGCTGAGCGGTATGGAGTCGTTACCCTCCTCCCCCCCAACTCctcctgctgtctctctctcctcctgtctgtctctccctgtttcctgctcctcctctcctctctcatcctctcgTCAGGTCACCGCTCGTCTCTACTCCTCCCTCCAGCACAGTAGAGAGCaggaggtcaaaggtcaccagGCCGACACCCATCGTTCTCTCACGGCCAG acaGGTATCCTTTAAGATGACTTCTCCTTtggttaccatgacaacatCTGCACCCTCTCTGCGCTCTGATAGGCTGAATGAGTCACAGGAAGTGACGTTTGGTCTTGATGCATGCTCCTCCAGTGATCTCAGGATCTCTGGGATGGAGGAGGCGGAGTCAGAACCAGAGCCAATCCCTGAAGAGATGGACCTGAACCTACAGAGCAACACTAAACTCTCG agtggcCGGCGGCATATTGAGGAGATGGAGAACGTGAGGAGTCACTTACAGACAATTCTGAGAGCCAGAGCTACTGACACACACG AACTCCCCTGTGCGTTACAGCATCTTCAGGACAAAGAGAGTGACACCACCTCACACCTGCtcag tggtGTAGAGGATTTGTTCCCGCGGTATTCCCGTGTCCGTGCTGATTTTGACTCCGCCCCTTTTCACTCTGTCTCTGAGCTGCAGGTGATCAGAGAGAGtctggagagagaaagagcaagacgCAAa caCTGGGAGCAGCAGCTCTTGGCAGTACAGAGTAAGGCGTTAGGGCTGCAGCAGCAGTTAGCACTCGCCGTGTCCGCGGATCGTAAGAAGGACATCATGATCGAGCAACTAGATAAG acgtTGGAGAAGGTGGTGGAGGGGTGGCGTCGGCATGAGCGAGAgaagagtgagggagtgagacggctgcaggaggagaaggaggcaGCGGAGAGCacacagcaaaaacaaagagag GTTCTGGCTTGCCTTGAGAAGAGTCTGTCAGAGGCAGCAGAGACGTTGGACAAAGAACAAAAACGCAACGAAGAGCTACAGAACACCAACAAACagctg gagtgtgagATGGCAGAGCTACGTGTCTGTGTAGGTGAGCTGGAGCAGGAGGTGGAGCGTGTACGTGctgaggtggaggaggagaaggctGAGGTGGAGAGACTTCAAACACACAACCTGGATCTACAGCAACAACTGGAACAACACAACCtccagtccaaacacacacaaacacacctgcaGCAGGAGCTGACACTGCTCACAGAACAGCTGGAGACAGAGAGG gagcgaGTGAATCAGGAGGTGCAGCTGCGTGAGGAGGCCCAGTCCAGACTTCAGCAGCTGCAGCAGGACCTGGAGGagactaagagagagagagacactgccAGAGTGGACCGAGCACTGGAccag GCTCGGTTCGAGGCTCAGCGCTCGCAGTGGGAGGTGGAGCTCCGACTCTCTGTGGAGCAGCAGGTCACAGAACGACTGGCAACCATACAGGAGGAGAACGTTAACGCTACAGCTAAACTACGGGAACAgcacag GAAGCAGCTGCTGGACCTGAGTGCTCGTCACGAGCGAGAGCTCTCTGTCCAGTCGGATGAGTTTGGAGTGCAGCTGAAGGAGAGAGATGACCGACAGCACCAGCTCACACTCCACTTCAACAAGAA gATGGCAGAATTACAGGACGAGCTGGTTTCCATGGAGACCAGTAAGAGGAGGCTGGAGACGCAGAGGGAGGAGCTTGTGTCTCGCCTGCAGGGAATGATGCGTTCCCATTGGGCAGAGGCTCTCAGactgctgaccaatcaggagcAG attgaAGGGGTGTTGACTCCCTTGTCTCTGTGGGACAAACCATACTCATCCCCCCGAACTCAGGACACCAGCATCTgcagcacagcacacacactctctacaG ctgCTCCTCAGGCCGTGGTGTTGCAGCTGTgtagagagcgagagcaagGGACGAGGGGACAGGGGGACAGTGGAGGGGACAGGGGACGAGTGGAGTCTGACTTCAGCCTGTTAAACCACAGTCACACCTTCAGTCCACTGGAGCCAGTGCTGGATGACACACACCTTACAGGTACAGACACcttacag ctgtcggtggtggtgatggtgatctGTGGGACAGGCCTGtgggaggagagagacagacagtggaCAGAGGAACTGATGGAGGGAatgaacagaaagagagaggagagacgaCTCACTTCCACACTCAGAATCTGTACTGCCACCTGA